A region of candidate division WOR-3 bacterium DNA encodes the following proteins:
- a CDS encoding helix-turn-helix domain-containing protein: MVYYEIMNGINNIFNLRLNMVQMAQAKGISETARYYKTTRNTVRKWLNRYTQQGLNGLTNRKRTPKHIPHKTPKTIEEKIIELRKSHPAWGPERLKMHYEIPVSTKAIARIIRQAGLVKKRKKKWKRQRDLRIQKQALKPFQLLQVDVKDLSDISRYWSSDEKFPFASLSVYGAGCEDWWYLVCLW, from the coding sequence AATGGTATCAATAATATCTTTAACCTCAGACTAAATATGGTTCAGATGGCACAAGCCAAAGGCATTAGTGAAACCGCCAGATATTACAAAACTACCCGTAACACAGTCCGCAAATGGCTTAACCGATATACCCAACAAGGATTGAATGGTTTAACAAACCGTAAGCGTACCCCAAAACACATTCCTCATAAAACACCTAAAACGATTGAAGAAAAAATAATTGAACTACGAAAAAGCCACCCTGCCTGGGGTCCGGAACGCTTAAAGATGCATTACGAAATACCGGTATCTACTAAAGCAATCGCTCGAATCATTCGCCAAGCAGGATTAGTCAAAAAGCGAAAAAAGAAATGGAAAAGGCAAAGAGATTTAAGAATCCAAAAGCAAGCCTTAAAGCCGTTTCAATTGCTACAGGTTGATGTTAAAGACCTCAGTGATATAAGCAGGTATTGGTCCTCAGATGAGAAGTTTCCATTTGCCTCGTTATCAGTTTACGGCGCAGGATGTGAGGACTGGTGGTATCTGGTATGCTTATGGTGA